A region from the Atribacteraceae bacterium genome encodes:
- a CDS encoding ATPase, T2SS/T4P/T4SS family, protein MKRNILNSNRLGEVLLAKGKVTPEQIREAIEEQGRSHLRLGDILRKKGLITEKDLSQALADQDGTPFIDLDNYVIDPKVVVKLSEKFCREHTVVPVAEEGGSIILAMANPVDIVAIDRTRLMTKMEVRPYVATREDINRIINAYYGAGESVNEVLREAEDEVSLFLLDEGEEIKVDKLKAISEEAPIVRVVNMVILQAVRSGASDIHIEPQETKVKIRYRIDGILQDSTTTSVRIHPALASRIKILSRMNIAERRLPQDGRFQVTVDNRSIDFRVSSLPTIFGEKIVMRILDKSSLLLDLDRLGFEDQDLEVFYRMIQHPYGMVLLTGPTGSGKTTTLYSALNFINKPILNILTIEDPVEYRLEGINQVQVKPKIGLSFANTLRSIMRQDPDVIMIGEIRDQETAEIAIHAALTGHLVYSTLHTNTAAGAIVRLQEMGVPPYLISSSLVGVVAQRLVRRICEHCKIETPAMGSVARELSGGTQDIVTIYRGKGCSRCSTTGYRGRTSICEVFSMTDSLRKLVLALATEKALTEEARKNGMATLRESALKKVLAGATTLEEVYRVTTHL, encoded by the coding sequence ATGAAAAGAAATATTCTCAATTCCAATCGGCTGGGCGAAGTACTCCTGGCCAAGGGAAAAGTTACCCCTGAACAAATCCGGGAGGCAATCGAGGAACAGGGCCGCTCCCATCTCCGGCTGGGCGATATCCTTAGAAAAAAGGGTCTGATCACCGAAAAAGACCTTTCCCAGGCCTTGGCCGACCAGGACGGAACGCCCTTCATCGACCTGGACAATTACGTCATTGACCCCAAGGTTGTGGTCAAGCTCTCGGAGAAGTTCTGTCGAGAACACACCGTTGTTCCGGTGGCGGAAGAGGGAGGGTCGATCATTCTGGCCATGGCTAACCCGGTGGATATCGTCGCCATCGACCGGACCCGCCTGATGACCAAGATGGAAGTGCGCCCTTATGTCGCCACGCGGGAAGATATCAACCGGATCATCAACGCCTATTATGGAGCGGGGGAATCGGTCAACGAAGTTTTAAGGGAAGCCGAAGATGAGGTTTCCCTCTTTCTTCTGGATGAAGGCGAAGAAATTAAAGTCGATAAGCTTAAAGCCATCAGCGAAGAAGCACCGATCGTCCGGGTGGTGAACATGGTCATCCTTCAGGCGGTCCGTAGCGGAGCGAGCGACATCCATATCGAACCCCAGGAGACGAAAGTCAAGATCCGTTACCGGATCGATGGAATCCTGCAGGACTCAACCACTACTTCGGTACGGATCCATCCGGCCCTGGCCTCCCGGATCAAAATCCTCTCCCGAATGAATATCGCCGAACGGCGTCTGCCCCAGGACGGCCGCTTTCAAGTGACGGTCGACAACCGGAGCATCGATTTCCGGGTTTCTTCCCTCCCCACCATTTTTGGGGAAAAGATCGTTATGCGGATTCTCGACAAATCCAGCCTGCTCCTGGATCTCGACCGGCTGGGATTCGAAGACCAGGACCTGGAGGTTTTTTACCGCATGATCCAACATCCCTATGGGATGGTTCTCTTGACCGGGCCCACCGGAAGTGGGAAGACGACCACCCTGTATTCCGCCCTCAATTTCATAAACAAGCCGATTCTGAACATCTTAACCATCGAAGATCCAGTGGAGTACCGGCTGGAAGGGATCAACCAGGTCCAGGTTAAACCTAAAATCGGGTTGTCCTTCGCCAACACCCTGCGTTCGATCATGCGCCAGGACCCGGACGTGATCATGATCGGAGAGATCCGGGACCAGGAAACAGCCGAAATCGCCATCCATGCCGCTCTGACCGGGCACCTGGTTTACTCGACTTTGCATACCAATACCGCTGCCGGAGCGATAGTCAGACTTCAGGAGATGGGAGTTCCCCCCTATCTCATATCATCATCCCTCGTCGGAGTGGTCGCTCAGCGACTGGTTCGAAGAATTTGCGAACACTGCAAGATCGAGACGCCAGCTATGGGGTCGGTCGCCAGGGAGTTGAGCGGGGGAACGCAAGACATCGTGACCATCTATCGGGGAAAGGGATGCAGCCGCTGCAGCACGACCGGTTACCGGGGAAGGACCTCTATTTGCGAAGTTTTCTCCATGACTGATTCTCTCCGGAAACTGGTGCTCGCCCTGGCCACTGAGAAAGCCCTTACCGAGGAGGCCCGGAAGAATGGCATGGCCACTCTCCGGGAGAGTGCCCTGAAAAAGGTTTTGGCCGGTGCCACCACCCTCGAAGAAGTTTACCGGGTCACTACTCACTTGTAA